In a genomic window of Thermosynechococcus sp. CL-1:
- a CDS encoding OB-fold nucleic acid binding domain-containing protein, whose protein sequence is MKIVRRRLVGWQAVYDIGLAGDHNFLLANGAIAANCFNKSHSTAYGYVTYQTAFLKANFPVEYMAALLTANSGDQDKVQRYIATCLSMGIEVLPPDVNRSDIDFTPVGDKILFGLSAVRNVGQGVIEAILQARAEGGAFQSLADFCERVPRAGGDSRILNRRALESLIACGAMDSLHPQRNRNQLMQDLPLVLEWAQARAKDRAVGQVNLFDMLPSGSGNEFGGSYDPAPSAPPVDDLPDAEKLRQEKDLLGFYVSNHPLKDIHRPAAMIAPISLADLEQYTGQGMVSVIALLTGLKPITTKRGERMAIVQLEDLTGQAEAVVFPKAYERIHGQLQLDHRLLLWGTLEMRDDRPQLLIEDAEPLEEVKLVLVDLPVEQAGDIQAQSRLSEVLKQQVGDMPKVPVVVKVTDGYHAQYVRLGPQFRVEDADRARHALTSAGFHAQASELLSLKL, encoded by the coding sequence GTGAAGATTGTCCGCCGGCGGCTAGTGGGTTGGCAAGCGGTCTATGACATTGGTTTAGCTGGGGATCACAATTTTCTCTTGGCCAATGGAGCGATCGCCGCCAATTGCTTCAACAAGTCCCACTCCACGGCCTACGGCTATGTGACCTATCAAACCGCCTTTCTCAAGGCCAACTTTCCCGTCGAGTACATGGCCGCCTTGCTCACGGCGAATAGTGGCGACCAAGACAAGGTACAGCGCTATATTGCCACTTGCCTGAGCATGGGGATTGAGGTTCTTCCCCCCGATGTGAATCGCTCGGATATTGACTTTACGCCCGTGGGGGACAAAATTCTTTTTGGTCTGTCGGCAGTGCGCAATGTCGGTCAGGGGGTGATTGAGGCCATTTTACAGGCACGGGCAGAGGGGGGCGCCTTTCAAAGTTTGGCGGATTTTTGCGAACGGGTTCCGCGTGCGGGGGGCGATAGCCGCATTCTCAACCGTCGTGCCCTTGAATCCCTCATTGCCTGTGGTGCCATGGATAGTCTCCATCCCCAGCGCAACCGTAACCAACTGATGCAGGATCTCCCCCTTGTGCTGGAGTGGGCACAGGCGCGCGCCAAGGATCGGGCGGTGGGGCAAGTCAACCTCTTTGATATGTTGCCTAGTGGCTCCGGCAATGAATTCGGCGGTAGCTATGACCCAGCCCCCAGTGCGCCCCCAGTTGATGATTTGCCGGATGCCGAAAAGCTCCGCCAAGAAAAAGACCTGCTGGGATTTTATGTGTCGAACCATCCCCTCAAAGATATTCACCGACCAGCGGCCATGATTGCCCCTATTAGCTTGGCGGATCTCGAGCAGTACACAGGTCAAGGGATGGTGAGTGTCATTGCCCTGCTGACGGGACTCAAGCCCATTACCACCAAGCGCGGCGAGCGAATGGCCATTGTCCAGTTGGAAGACCTCACGGGCCAGGCAGAGGCCGTGGTTTTTCCCAAAGCCTACGAGCGGATTCATGGCCAATTGCAGCTTGATCATCGGCTACTGCTGTGGGGCACCCTAGAGATGCGCGACGATCGCCCCCAACTCCTTATTGAAGATGCCGAACCCCTTGAAGAAGTGAAACTGGTGCTTGTGGATTTGCCTGTTGAGCAAGCGGGGGACATTCAAGCCCAAAGTCGCCTCTCGGAAGTGCTCAAACAACAGGTGGGTGACATGCCCAAGGTGCCGGTGGTGGTCAAAGTGACCGATGGCTACCATGCCCAGTACGTGCGCCTAGGACCGCAGTTTCGCGTTGAAGATGCCGATCGCGCCCGCCATGCCCTTACCAGTGCCGGTTTTCACGCCCAAGCCAGTGAACTGCTGAGCCTCAAGCTCTAG
- a CDS encoding DUF1815 family protein: MFYRLAEQHRQFIRDLVLNLQALAIALENRGYMASCYTCGGELNSASFMVSLADNHLIRFLVSDYGITWTEMRDDRELMKLEGAEAINQLQELANLLKEVRIPTAV; the protein is encoded by the coding sequence ATGTTTTACCGCTTAGCCGAACAACACCGCCAGTTTATTCGCGATTTAGTGCTGAACCTGCAAGCTCTGGCAATCGCCCTAGAAAATCGAGGCTACATGGCCTCCTGCTACACCTGTGGCGGTGAACTCAACAGTGCCTCCTTCATGGTCAGTTTGGCCGACAACCACCTGATTCGCTTTTTGGTCTCTGACTATGGGATCACTTGGACTGAAATGCGCGATGACCGCGAACTCATGAAACTCGAAGGGGCAGAGGCCATCAATCAACTGCAAGAACTGGCCAATCTCCTCAAGGAAGTCCGTATCCCCACTGCGGTTTAA
- a CDS encoding DUF4912 domain-containing protein, with amino-acid sequence MPKDRPPLEEMTLRQLRRVASELQVSRYSRMRKDQLLAAIREKQAQANGSTTTISVQPVPSNLESQEKVEAAKFDLGPAQEDVLLASVDEGLGDLPGGYGESRIVLMPRDPQWAYAYWDVPNEHREELRRQGGQQLALRLYDATNINLDSQIPHSVQEYPCDELAREWYLPIPVSDRDYVVEIGYRCADGRWLVLARSAPVHIPPTYPSDWVWDQFITVDWDMDLRGKTLFDLGAPLAGTAEPHPIYEGIFAMAEGAEAQRVAGSLFGSMHQVPGSISQLPEMAISSYVFPSGVGLWAVPTVSGLTMSGVGFSASAAPIRPRKFWLVADAELIVYGATEPDATVTIGGRPIKLNPDGTFRFQMSFQDGLIDFPILAVAADGEQNRAIHMKFTRETPERRTNTKEEAVLEWLA; translated from the coding sequence ATGCCGAAAGATCGCCCCCCTCTAGAAGAAATGACCTTGCGGCAGTTGCGGCGCGTCGCCAGTGAACTGCAAGTGTCCCGTTATAGCCGTATGCGCAAAGATCAACTCCTCGCTGCCATCCGTGAAAAGCAGGCGCAAGCCAACGGATCCACCACTACCATTTCTGTCCAACCTGTCCCCTCTAATCTGGAGTCGCAAGAAAAAGTGGAAGCAGCAAAATTTGACCTCGGTCCTGCTCAAGAGGATGTTCTCTTGGCCTCTGTAGATGAAGGCCTTGGGGATTTGCCGGGGGGCTATGGTGAAAGCCGCATTGTCCTCATGCCCCGGGATCCGCAGTGGGCCTACGCCTATTGGGATGTGCCCAACGAGCACCGCGAAGAATTGCGGCGGCAAGGGGGTCAGCAACTGGCTCTACGGCTCTACGATGCCACGAATATCAACCTCGATAGCCAAATTCCCCACAGTGTTCAGGAGTACCCCTGCGATGAGTTGGCGCGGGAGTGGTATCTGCCCATCCCCGTGAGCGATCGCGACTATGTGGTGGAAATTGGTTACCGCTGTGCCGATGGCCGCTGGTTGGTTCTAGCCCGTTCTGCCCCTGTGCATATTCCCCCCACCTACCCCTCAGATTGGGTCTGGGATCAATTCATTACGGTGGATTGGGATATGGATCTGCGGGGCAAAACCCTCTTTGATCTGGGGGCACCCTTGGCGGGCACTGCCGAACCCCATCCCATTTACGAAGGCATCTTTGCCATGGCCGAAGGAGCCGAAGCGCAGCGGGTGGCAGGTTCTCTCTTTGGTTCCATGCACCAAGTCCCCGGCTCCATCTCCCAGTTGCCCGAAATGGCCATCAGTTCCTACGTCTTCCCCTCGGGGGTTGGCCTATGGGCTGTGCCGACGGTCTCGGGTCTGACGATGTCGGGCGTTGGCTTCTCAGCTTCGGCGGCTCCCATTCGTCCCCGCAAATTCTGGTTGGTGGCAGATGCTGAACTCATTGTCTATGGGGCTACGGAGCCAGATGCCACCGTCACCATTGGTGGGCGCCCGATCAAACTCAATCCCGATGGCACCTTCCGCTTCCAGATGTCCTTCCAAGATGGCCTCATCGACTTCCCGATCTTGGCAGTGGCGGCAGATGGGGAACAAAACCGCGCCATTCACATGAAGTTCACCCGCGAAACCCCCGAACGTCGCACCAATACCAAGGAAGAAGCGGTGCTGGAGTGGCTAGCCTAA
- a CDS encoding metal ABC transporter substrate-binding protein has product MAIQAHLKRWGLLVTLGVFLGSCAPQAQSPQEQETSQAEAQFTIVTTFLPITAFTKAVAGDRATVEQLLPANIDPHDFQARPEDVRLLATARVLVKNGLEMETFLDKLIENAANPNLKIIDTSAGVATLASEKDDHDHHHDHVHDDHGHSHGEFNPHIWLDPQRAMQQVKNIRDGLIAVDPEGAAIYKQNSAAFIQELDALDALAREKLTPFAGKTFVVYHDVAPYFAESYNLKAIYLVGIPSVNPSPADVQRVMQAVQQSDLKTLLTEPGQEQVFDSLAQDLGVKVSVFDPLERAPTAADLTPTYFLQRMEQNIRNLAEAFGAQQQAYRRPDAIAVVGTWWMQVNRPLGAAL; this is encoded by the coding sequence ATGGCTATCCAAGCTCACCTTAAACGCTGGGGGCTGCTGGTAACTCTGGGGGTATTTTTGGGCAGTTGTGCCCCCCAAGCCCAGTCGCCACAGGAGCAGGAGACCTCACAGGCAGAAGCCCAATTCACAATTGTGACGACTTTCTTACCCATCACTGCCTTTACAAAAGCGGTCGCAGGCGATCGCGCCACTGTTGAGCAACTCTTGCCGGCCAATATTGACCCCCATGACTTTCAAGCGCGGCCTGAGGATGTGCGGCTGCTGGCCACAGCAAGGGTTTTGGTCAAAAATGGCCTTGAGATGGAAACCTTTTTAGACAAACTGATTGAAAATGCCGCCAATCCCAATCTCAAGATCATTGATACCAGCGCGGGGGTGGCCACCCTTGCCAGCGAAAAGGATGATCACGATCACCACCACGACCACGTTCATGATGACCACGGTCACAGCCACGGTGAATTCAATCCCCACATTTGGCTAGATCCCCAGCGCGCCATGCAGCAGGTGAAAAACATTCGCGATGGTCTGATTGCTGTGGATCCCGAAGGGGCTGCCATCTACAAGCAAAATAGTGCCGCCTTTATTCAGGAGTTAGACGCCCTAGATGCCCTCGCCCGGGAAAAACTCACTCCCTTTGCGGGCAAAACATTTGTGGTTTATCACGATGTGGCGCCCTATTTTGCCGAGAGTTATAACCTGAAAGCAATCTATCTCGTGGGCATTCCGTCGGTTAATCCCTCACCTGCGGATGTGCAGCGGGTGATGCAGGCGGTGCAACAAAGTGATCTGAAAACGCTCCTGACGGAACCGGGGCAAGAACAGGTCTTTGACAGTTTAGCGCAGGATTTGGGCGTAAAAGTGAGTGTGTTTGATCCCCTAGAGCGTGCTCCCACTGCCGCTGATCTCACGCCGACCTACTTCCTGCAAAGAATGGAGCAAAACATTCGCAATCTGGCTGAGGCTTTTGGGGCGCAACAGCAAGCCTATCGTCGTCCCGATGCGATCGCGGTGGTAGGGACATGGTGGATGCAGGTGAATAGACCGTTAGGGGCAGCACTGTGA
- the rpsR gene encoding 30S ribosomal protein S18, with protein sequence MAFYRRRISPIPPGQPIDYKDVDLLRRFITERGKILPRRVTGLTAKQQRQLAVAIKRARIMALLPFLNLEG encoded by the coding sequence ATGGCATTTTATCGGCGACGCATTTCTCCCATTCCCCCTGGACAGCCCATTGATTACAAGGATGTTGATTTACTACGGCGTTTTATCACTGAACGGGGGAAAATCTTGCCGCGGCGGGTGACTGGTCTCACGGCCAAGCAACAGCGACAACTGGCAGTGGCCATTAAGCGGGCACGGATCATGGCACTCTTGCCGTTCTTGAATCTTGAAGGCTAA
- a CDS encoding alpha/beta fold hydrolase, translated as MTEASLSWQHQYLSVNQVRLHYVTQGSGDLVILLHGFPEFWYSWRFQIPVLARHFKVVVPDLRGYNDSEKPAHGYDLDTLSQDVTALIQELGYERAHIVGHDCGGLIAWHVAARFPQRVQHLAVLNTPHPYRVGLELWQQVEHFWRNWPLLACHIPGLAEYWLGHNLQSFLQDLFQRYSIRKAAFSAETVQLYQAALEKAGAIAAVLKSYRHLFSPQQWWHLLQQHTEAITSPTLILWGADDPLAQPSLANGIEAWIHAPWRLKYLPDCGHWAQQEVPGLVNRELLAFLRA; from the coding sequence ATGACTGAAGCGTCCCTTAGTTGGCAACACCAGTACCTCAGCGTTAACCAAGTACGCCTGCACTATGTCACCCAAGGCAGCGGTGATCTTGTGATTCTGTTGCATGGCTTTCCAGAGTTTTGGTACTCTTGGCGATTTCAAATTCCCGTGCTGGCTCGTCATTTCAAGGTTGTAGTGCCAGATCTACGGGGCTACAATGACTCCGAGAAGCCTGCCCACGGCTATGATCTCGATACCCTCAGCCAAGATGTCACGGCGCTGATCCAAGAACTGGGCTATGAACGCGCCCACATTGTCGGTCATGATTGCGGTGGCCTGATTGCTTGGCATGTGGCGGCACGTTTTCCGCAGAGGGTGCAGCATTTAGCCGTCTTGAATACCCCCCACCCCTACCGTGTGGGACTGGAACTCTGGCAACAGGTAGAGCATTTTTGGCGCAACTGGCCACTGTTGGCCTGCCACATCCCCGGCTTAGCGGAATACTGGCTAGGGCATAATCTGCAGAGTTTTTTACAGGATCTCTTTCAACGCTACTCCATCCGCAAGGCTGCCTTCTCGGCAGAAACTGTGCAACTCTATCAAGCCGCCCTTGAAAAAGCGGGGGCGATCGCTGCGGTGCTCAAAAGTTATCGCCATCTTTTTTCACCCCAACAGTGGTGGCACCTACTGCAACAGCACACGGAAGCCATTACCAGCCCCACCCTGATTCTCTGGGGCGCCGATGATCCCCTCGCCCAACCCAGCCTTGCCAATGGCATCGAAGCGTGGATCCATGCACCGTGGCGGCTGAAATATCTGCCCGACTGTGGCCACTGGGCACAACAGGAAGTGCCGGGGCTAGTCAATCGTGAACTGCTTGCCTTTTTGCGTGCCTAA
- the rpmG gene encoding 50S ribosomal protein L33, translating to MAKAKGARIIITLECTECRTNPAKRSPGVSRYTTTKNRRTTTGRLELKKFCPHCNKHTIHKEIK from the coding sequence ATGGCTAAAGCAAAAGGCGCCAGAATCATTATCACCCTAGAATGCACAGAGTGTCGCACTAATCCGGCCAAGCGATCGCCTGGCGTATCTCGCTACACCACCACCAAAAATCGTCGCACCACCACAGGGCGGTTAGAACTGAAGAAATTTTGCCCCCACTGCAACAAGCACACCATTCACAAAGAAATCAAGTAA
- a CDS encoding SufS family cysteine desulfurase: MTIAPSRSLADLCRADFPILARQVHDRPLIYFDNAATSQKPLAVLNTLEDYYRRYNSNVHRGVHTLSAEATTAYEGAREKVARFVNAPHAEEIIYTRNASEAINLVAYSWGMNTLQAGDEMILTVMEHHSNLIPWQFVAQKTGARLKFVELTPEQTFDLDHYASLLSDRTRLVAVAHVSNTLGCLNPIPEIVRLAHAKGARVLVDACQSVPHLPIDVQQLGCDWLVASGHKMCAPTGIGFLWGRAELLRQMPPFLGGGEMIADVFFEHATYADIPHKFEAGTPAIAEAIALGAAVDYLSQWGMERIHAYEQELTAYLFERLQELPGVTVYGPKSGDRAALASFTVGEVHPHDLSTILDQSGIAIRAGHHCTQPLHRYLGVQSTARASLYFYNTRAEIDQFIAALGEAIAFFSDVFA; encoded by the coding sequence ATGACGATCGCCCCGAGCCGCTCCCTCGCTGACCTTTGCCGTGCTGACTTTCCGATTTTGGCGCGACAGGTGCACGATCGCCCGTTGATTTACTTTGATAATGCGGCCACCTCCCAAAAGCCCTTGGCGGTTCTCAATACCCTTGAGGACTACTATCGTCGCTACAACTCGAATGTCCATCGGGGCGTACACACGCTGAGTGCTGAGGCGACCACGGCCTACGAAGGGGCACGGGAAAAAGTGGCGCGTTTTGTCAATGCCCCCCATGCCGAGGAGATTATCTATACCCGCAATGCCAGTGAGGCGATTAACCTCGTGGCCTATAGCTGGGGCATGAATACGCTGCAGGCAGGGGATGAAATGATCCTGACGGTGATGGAGCACCACAGTAATTTGATTCCGTGGCAGTTTGTGGCTCAGAAAACCGGTGCTCGCCTCAAGTTTGTCGAACTGACGCCAGAGCAAACGTTTGATCTTGACCACTACGCAAGTCTTTTGAGCGATCGCACGCGGTTAGTGGCCGTCGCCCATGTATCCAACACGCTGGGGTGCCTCAACCCGATTCCCGAGATTGTGCGTCTTGCCCATGCCAAGGGGGCGCGGGTACTGGTGGATGCCTGCCAAAGTGTGCCTCACCTCCCCATTGATGTGCAGCAGTTGGGCTGCGATTGGCTGGTGGCCTCCGGTCATAAAATGTGTGCACCCACGGGCATTGGTTTCCTCTGGGGACGCGCGGAACTCCTGCGGCAAATGCCCCCCTTCTTGGGCGGTGGCGAAATGATTGCCGATGTCTTTTTTGAACATGCCACCTATGCGGATATTCCCCACAAGTTTGAAGCGGGAACGCCAGCGATTGCGGAGGCGATCGCCCTTGGTGCAGCGGTGGATTACCTGAGTCAGTGGGGAATGGAGCGCATCCATGCCTACGAACAGGAACTGACGGCTTATCTCTTTGAACGCCTCCAAGAGCTTCCCGGTGTCACAGTGTATGGCCCCAAATCGGGCGATCGCGCTGCCTTGGCCAGCTTTACCGTTGGTGAGGTGCATCCCCACGATCTCTCGACCATCCTTGATCAGTCGGGGATTGCCATCCGCGCAGGACACCACTGCACACAGCCCTTGCACCGCTATTTAGGGGTTCAGTCCACGGCACGAGCCAGCCTCTATTTCTACAACACCCGTGCTGAAATTGATCAGTTTATTGCTGCCCTTGGAGAAGCCATTGCCTTCTTTAGTGATGTCTTTGCCTAG
- a CDS encoding metal ABC transporter ATP-binding protein: MNEYLLEVANLSVRRGDRWVVENVSFTLAANTNMAIIGPNGAGKSSLIQAILGIIPYQQGRVTLLGYGMGYRRTLPYVRQQVAYLPQNFQCDPRIPITVAEFVGLGWGQPTWQWPWQHRQQRDRAILESLQRLHLEHLATQPMSSLSGGETKRALLAYCLVQPRRLLILDEAPAGLDLRGEQQFYDLLETLKVSEGWAILQISHHLERVRATCDQVLYLDRSVQGLGTPERVLQQFAA, encoded by the coding sequence GTGAACGAATACCTGCTAGAGGTGGCAAACCTCTCAGTGCGGCGGGGCGATCGCTGGGTGGTGGAAAATGTCTCCTTTACCCTCGCCGCCAATACGAATATGGCCATTATTGGTCCCAATGGGGCGGGCAAAAGTAGCCTGATTCAAGCCATTTTGGGCATTATTCCCTACCAGCAGGGGCGGGTGACCCTCTTGGGCTATGGTATGGGCTATCGCCGCACGCTCCCCTATGTCCGCCAACAGGTAGCCTACTTGCCGCAAAATTTTCAGTGCGATCCACGCATTCCGATCACCGTGGCTGAATTTGTGGGTTTGGGCTGGGGGCAACCTACGTGGCAGTGGCCTTGGCAGCACCGACAGCAGCGCGATCGCGCCATCTTGGAAAGTCTCCAACGCCTGCACCTCGAGCATCTTGCGACACAACCCATGAGTTCCCTTTCCGGGGGCGAAACAAAACGCGCCCTCTTGGCCTATTGCTTGGTGCAACCCCGTCGTCTCCTGATTTTGGATGAAGCTCCCGCTGGCTTAGATCTCCGAGGTGAGCAACAATTTTATGACCTCCTAGAGACCCTCAAGGTGAGTGAGGGCTGGGCGATTTTACAAATTTCCCATCACTTGGAGCGGGTAAGGGCAACCTGTGATCAGGTGCTGTATCTCGATCGCTCTGTCCAAGGACTGGGAACCCCCGAACGGGTGCTGCAACAGTTTGCTGCTTAA
- a CDS encoding NUDIX hydrolase translates to MPASPIVPVALAVLYQGDRVLMQLRDDYPHILYAGHWGLFGGHLEPEEAPLAGVQREVYEEIGYCPPHLTFFGEYGDPQVHRYIFTGPLTCALENLVLNEGQGMDLVPYDSVVAGVHYAQTLGEDRPLGAIHQRILLDFFARRESPV, encoded by the coding sequence ATGCCAGCAAGCCCAATTGTTCCCGTTGCCCTTGCGGTTCTTTACCAAGGCGATCGCGTTCTCATGCAACTGCGAGATGATTATCCCCATATCTTGTATGCCGGCCACTGGGGACTTTTTGGCGGTCATCTTGAACCCGAAGAAGCACCGCTCGCGGGTGTCCAGCGGGAAGTCTATGAGGAGATTGGCTACTGCCCACCTCACCTCACCTTTTTTGGAGAGTACGGCGATCCCCAAGTGCATCGCTATATTTTCACAGGCCCTTTGACGTGTGCACTGGAAAACTTGGTACTCAACGAAGGACAGGGCATGGACTTGGTACCCTACGATTCTGTGGTGGCTGGGGTTCACTATGCCCAAACCCTCGGCGAAGATCGCCCCTTAGGCGCCATCCACCAGCGCATTCTGCTGGATTTCTTTGCTAGGAGAGAATCCCCCGTTTAA